A single window of Methanoregula sp. DNA harbors:
- the cgi121 gene encoding KEOPS complex subunit Cgi121: MSPADDSWEIRNAEFDVDDRDRFLSELRRIARDAGATIVCFNADNLAGRRHAESAIRHALRSWNTGSAVANSFEMEALLFASGNRQCSVASSFGVHSGHNHAYICCCPAVAGIWDALALMVQYAGEPGDHLSAERRARLKELFSVSDDEISAAGESSFTDLILERVALLAVYR, from the coding sequence ATGAGCCCTGCAGATGATTCATGGGAGATCAGGAATGCGGAGTTTGATGTCGATGACCGTGACCGGTTCCTCTCTGAGCTGCGCAGGATTGCGCGGGATGCAGGGGCTACCATCGTCTGTTTCAACGCGGACAACCTTGCCGGAAGGCGACATGCGGAGTCGGCGATCCGTCACGCCCTGAGGTCCTGGAATACAGGGTCTGCAGTTGCAAACTCGTTTGAGATGGAGGCGCTCCTGTTTGCATCCGGGAACAGGCAGTGTTCTGTAGCTTCTTCCTTTGGCGTTCATTCCGGCCACAACCATGCTTATATCTGCTGTTGTCCTGCGGTTGCTGGCATCTGGGATGCACTTGCATTAATGGTTCAATATGCCGGAGAGCCCGGGGATCATCTGAGTGCGGAACGCAGGGCGAGGCTCAAAGAACTTTTCTCTGTGTCGGATGATGAGATTTCCGCAGCCGGGGAATCGAGTTTCACCGATCTTATCCTTGAGCGTGTTGCGCTCCTTGCAGTTTATCGCTAG